A DNA window from Trichomycterus rosablanca isolate fTriRos1 chromosome 11, fTriRos1.hap1, whole genome shotgun sequence contains the following coding sequences:
- the ppfibp1b gene encoding liprin-beta-1b isoform X2, which translates to MMSDASDMLAAALEQMDGIIAGSKSIDYSNGIFDCQSPTSPFIGGLRALHLIEDLRGVLELMDTEEREGLRCQIPDSTAHSLVEWLQGHLSNGHNGHISLTGDIYQDRLNRLESDKESLVLQVSVLTDQVEVQGEKIRDLDLCLEEHRDKLNTTEEMLQQELICRSALETQKLELMSEISNLRLKLNAFEKERKDFDNRFSDSEGLILEINELRYRISEMETERLQYEKKLKSTKSLMAKLSSLKIETSQLQYEKQRKDHKIEALKEELAALGRQLDGKDGELRRLQDETGSRSPTPAGLESTERVFSAEETFKQKLKEKHLEVQRMKKAVESLMAANEEKDRKIEELRQSLMHYKKVQDMVMLVQGIKAKDGESDESHSDSSLSMSTALSLSMDTEKSLLACVKEAQNQDEPTTFVSMLHVPLLSPSTQVKLETDVDLDQVPSQSDSGHQEQNQAQEPLIDTDLESVEVPKSGSQSKLDGSPSEMSRAFDEFNKITTLPPKVPTASSRTTEDEPFGTRKARSSFGRGFFKLKSNKRTASAPNLAETERDGTDHLDLAGMPQKSANSDSSNTLSTCLEGKKKSKGIKAFLGKLTRSQSTTFSLDDSLSENEFKRGGVRATAGPRLGWSRDLHNTNSEVDAPFARWSREQVCDWMQEQGLGLYANLARQWISSGQTLLQASTHDLEKELGIKHPLHRKKLQLALQALGSEEDDNKGKLDYHWVTRWLDDIGLPQYKTQFDEARVDGRMLHYMTVDDLLSLKVGSVLHHLSIKRAIQVLRLNNYEPNCLRRRPSDENNISPAEISQWTNHRVMEWLRSVDLAEYAPNLRGSGVHGGLMVLEPRFNTETMALLLNIPPNKTLLRRHLATHFNLLVGSEAQQLKQEWMENPDYILLTATAKVKPRKSFGNFGTLRKKKQEDSEEYVCPMDVEMPKGRSFQKGYRGMDLHIYEDELDRLDQLEDSEGTVRQIGAFSEGINNLTSMLKEDEFFKEMSTSSPNPSTTDDDSTV; encoded by the exons ATGATGTCTGATGCCAGCGATATGTTGGCAGCTGCCTTGGAGCAAATGGATGGCATCATAGCAG GCTCAAAGTCAATCGACTACTCAAATGGAATCTTTGACTGCCAGTCTCCAACCTCACCGTTCATTGGAGGCCTGCGGGCACTGCACCTAATCGAGGATCTGCGGGGGGTTCTGGAGCTCATGGACACGGAGGAAAGAGAGGGACTGCGCTGCCAGATACCCGACTCTACTGCACACAGCCTGGTAGAGTGGCTGCAGGGCCACCTG TCAAATGGGCACAACGGGCACATTTCTCTGACTGGTGACATTTACCAGGACAGACTTAATCGTCTTGAAAGTGACAAGGAATCTCTTGTTCTACAG GTGAGCGTCTTGACAGACCAAGTCGAGGTTCAAGGAGAAAAGATAAGAGACCTAGACTTGTGCCTTGAGGAACACCGTGACAAATTAAATACCACTGAGGAAATGTTACAGCAG GAGCTGATCTGCAGGTCGGCTCTTGAGACACAAAAACTGGAGCTGATGTCTGAGATTTCTAATCTAAGGCTAAAGCTGAATGCCtttgaaaaagagagaaaagactTTGATAACAGATTCAGCGATAGTGAG GGTTTGATCTTGGAAATTAACGAGCTAAGGTACCGCATTTCTGAGATGGAAACTGAACGGCTGCAGTATGAGAAGAAATTAAAATCCACTAAG TCGCTTATGGCAAAGCTATCTAGCCTGAAAATCGAAACCAGCCAGTTGCAGTATGAAAAACAAAGGAAGGACCACAAAATCGAGGCACTCAAG GAAGAGCTGGCTGCATTAGGAAGGCAGCTGGATGGTAAAGATGGAGAACTAAGGAGGTTACAAGATGAAACAGGGTCTAGATCACCAACACCTGCAGGCTTGGAATCTACTGAGAGAG TTTTCAGTGCAGAAGAAACTTTTAAACAGAAGCTGAAAGAGAAAC ATTTGGAAGTGCAGAGaatgaagaaagcagtcgagtCACTAATGGCAGCCAATGAGGAAAAG GATCGCAAGATTGAGGAGCTTCGACAGTCACTAATGCACTACAAGAAGGTGCAGGACATGGTCATGTTGGTGCAGGGAATAAAAG CAAAAGACGGAGAAAGTGACGAGAGCCACAGTGACAGCTCCCTGTCCATGTCTACTGCATTGTCGCTTTCGATGGATACAGAGAAGTCTCTTCTTGCTTGTGTTAAGGAAGCACAGAATCAGGATGAG ccAACGACATTTGTCAGTATGCTGCATGTGCCCTTGCTCTCACCATCAACACAAGTCAAGCTAGAGACTGATGTAGATCTGGATCAAGTGCCTTCCCAGAG TGATTCAGGGCATCAGGAGCAAAACCAGGCACAGGAGCCTTTGATCGATACCGATCTGGA AAGTGTGGAGGTCCCCAAGTCTGGCAGCCAGAGTAAACTGGATGGCAGCCCTAGTGAAATG AGTCGTGCTTTTGATGAATTCAACAAAATTACAACCTTACCACCCAAGGTCCCCACTGCCAGTTCTCGTACCACAGAGGATGAACCTTTTGGGACAAGGAAAGCTAGATCCTCCTTTGGAAGAGGCTTTTTCAAGCTCAAAAGCAACAAAAGAACAGCCAGTGCTCCAAATCTTG CTGAGACTGAGCGAGACGGAACCGATCACCTGGATCTTGCGGGGATGCCACAAAAGTCAGCTAACAGTGACAGCTCAAACACGTTGTCCACCTGCCTCGAGGGAAAGAAGAAGTCAAAAGGAATTAAAGCATTCTTAGGGAA GCTTACAAGAAGTCAGTCCACCACATTCAGCTTAGATGACAGCCTTTCAGAAAATGAGTTTAAACGAGGAGGAGTCCGAGCCACAGCTGGGCCCAGGCTGGGCTGGTCACGGGATCTGCACAACACCAACAG TGAGGTGGATGCTCCGTTTGCACGGTGGTCCAGGGAGCAGGTATGTGATTGGATGCAGGAGCAGGGACTGGGTTTGTATGCAAACCTAGCCAGACAGTGGATTTCTTCAGGACAGACTCTGCTACAGGCATCTACACATGATCTGGAAAAG GAGCTGGGGATCAAGCACCCTCTCCACAGAAAGAAACTTCAACTGGCCCTACAAGCACTGGGCTCTGAGGAGGATGATAACAAAGGGAAACTTGACTACCACTGGGTAACAA GGTGGCTTGATGACATCGGGCTTCCTCAGTACAAAACTCAGTTCGATGAAGCCAGAGTGGACGGCAGAATGCTTCACTACATGACTGTG GATGATCTGTTGTCTTTGAAAGTGGGCAGTGTGCTCCATCACCTCAGCATTAAAAGAGCGATTCAAGTGCTTCGCCTCAACAACTACGAGCCTAACTGCCTGCGACGCAGACCATCAGATGAG AACAACATCAGCCCGGCTGAGATTTCTCAGTGGACCAATCACCGTGTGATGGAGTGGCTGCGTTCTGTAGATCTGGCAGAATACGCACCAAATCTGAGGGGTAGCGGAGTCCATGGAGGACTGATG GTTCTCGAGCCCCGCTTTAACACTGAGACCATGGCTCTGCTCCTTAACATTCCTCCCAATAAAACCCTGCTCCGGAGGCACCTGGCTACTCATTTTAACCTGTTAGTGGGTTCTGAAGCTCAGCAGCTGAAGCAAGAGTGGATGGAGAATCCTGACTACATCTTACTTACTGCAACCGCAAAGGTCAAG ccacgaAAGTCATTTGGAAACTTTGGGACCCTGAGGAAGAAGAAGCAGGAGGATAGTGAAGAGTATGTGTGCCCCATGGATGTGGAGATGCCCAAAGGACGCAGCTTTCAGAAGGGCTACAGAGGCATGGATTTACACATCTACGAGGACGAGCTAGATCGGTTGGATCAG TTGGAGGACTCTGAAGGCACCGTGCGACAGATCGGTGCTTTTTCAGAGGGCATCAACAACTTAACG AGCATGCTGAAAGAGGACGAGTTTTTTAAGGAGATGTCTACGTCGTCCCCTAACCCCAGCACGACTGATGACGACTCAACCGTTTGA
- the ppfibp1b gene encoding liprin-beta-1b isoform X4 produces the protein MMSDASDMLAAALEQMDGIIAGSKSIDYSNGIFDCQSPTSPFIGGLRALHLIEDLRGVLELMDTEEREGLRCQIPDSTAHSLVEWLQGHLSNGHNGHISLTGDIYQDRLNRLESDKESLVLQVSVLTDQVEVQGEKIRDLDLCLEEHRDKLNTTEEMLQQELICRSALETQKLELMSEISNLRLKLNAFEKERKDFDNRFSDSEGLILEINELRYRISEMETERLQYEKKLKSTKSLMAKLSSLKIETSQLQYEKQRKDHKIEALKEELAALGRQLDGKDGELRRLQDETGSRSPTPAGLESTERVFSAEETFKQKLKEKHLEVQRMKKAVESLMAANEEKDRKIEELRQSLMHYKKVQDMVMLVQGIKAKDGESDESHSDSSLSMSTALSLSMDTEKSLLACVKEAQNQDEPTTFVSMLHVPLLSPSTQVKLETDVDLDQVPSQRSVEVPKSGSQSKLDGSPSEMRTLAVVQSPAESRAFDEFNKITTLPPKVPTASSRTTEDEPFGTRKARSSFGRGFFKLKSNKRTASAPNLAETERDGTDHLDLAGMPQKSANSDSSNTLSTCLEGKKKSKGIKAFLGKLTRSQSTTFSLDDSLSENEFKRGGVRATAGPRLGWSRDLHNTNSEVDAPFARWSREQVCDWMQEQGLGLYANLARQWISSGQTLLQASTHDLEKELGIKHPLHRKKLQLALQALGSEEDDNKGKLDYHWVTRWLDDIGLPQYKTQFDEARVDGRMLHYMTVDDLLSLKVGSVLHHLSIKRAIQVLRLNNYEPNCLRRRPSDENNISPAEISQWTNHRVMEWLRSVDLAEYAPNLRGSGVHGGLMVLEPRFNTETMALLLNIPPNKTLLRRHLATHFNLLVGSEAQQLKQEWMENPDYILLTATAKVKPRKSFGNFGTLRKKKQEDSEEYVCPMDVEMPKGRSFQKGYRGMDLHIYEDELDRLDQLEDSEGTVRQIGAFSEGINNLTSMLKEDEFFKEMSTSSPNPSTTDDDSTV, from the exons ATGATGTCTGATGCCAGCGATATGTTGGCAGCTGCCTTGGAGCAAATGGATGGCATCATAGCAG GCTCAAAGTCAATCGACTACTCAAATGGAATCTTTGACTGCCAGTCTCCAACCTCACCGTTCATTGGAGGCCTGCGGGCACTGCACCTAATCGAGGATCTGCGGGGGGTTCTGGAGCTCATGGACACGGAGGAAAGAGAGGGACTGCGCTGCCAGATACCCGACTCTACTGCACACAGCCTGGTAGAGTGGCTGCAGGGCCACCTG TCAAATGGGCACAACGGGCACATTTCTCTGACTGGTGACATTTACCAGGACAGACTTAATCGTCTTGAAAGTGACAAGGAATCTCTTGTTCTACAG GTGAGCGTCTTGACAGACCAAGTCGAGGTTCAAGGAGAAAAGATAAGAGACCTAGACTTGTGCCTTGAGGAACACCGTGACAAATTAAATACCACTGAGGAAATGTTACAGCAG GAGCTGATCTGCAGGTCGGCTCTTGAGACACAAAAACTGGAGCTGATGTCTGAGATTTCTAATCTAAGGCTAAAGCTGAATGCCtttgaaaaagagagaaaagactTTGATAACAGATTCAGCGATAGTGAG GGTTTGATCTTGGAAATTAACGAGCTAAGGTACCGCATTTCTGAGATGGAAACTGAACGGCTGCAGTATGAGAAGAAATTAAAATCCACTAAG TCGCTTATGGCAAAGCTATCTAGCCTGAAAATCGAAACCAGCCAGTTGCAGTATGAAAAACAAAGGAAGGACCACAAAATCGAGGCACTCAAG GAAGAGCTGGCTGCATTAGGAAGGCAGCTGGATGGTAAAGATGGAGAACTAAGGAGGTTACAAGATGAAACAGGGTCTAGATCACCAACACCTGCAGGCTTGGAATCTACTGAGAGAG TTTTCAGTGCAGAAGAAACTTTTAAACAGAAGCTGAAAGAGAAAC ATTTGGAAGTGCAGAGaatgaagaaagcagtcgagtCACTAATGGCAGCCAATGAGGAAAAG GATCGCAAGATTGAGGAGCTTCGACAGTCACTAATGCACTACAAGAAGGTGCAGGACATGGTCATGTTGGTGCAGGGAATAAAAG CAAAAGACGGAGAAAGTGACGAGAGCCACAGTGACAGCTCCCTGTCCATGTCTACTGCATTGTCGCTTTCGATGGATACAGAGAAGTCTCTTCTTGCTTGTGTTAAGGAAGCACAGAATCAGGATGAG ccAACGACATTTGTCAGTATGCTGCATGTGCCCTTGCTCTCACCATCAACACAAGTCAAGCTAGAGACTGATGTAGATCTGGATCAAGTGCCTTCCCAGAG AAGTGTGGAGGTCCCCAAGTCTGGCAGCCAGAGTAAACTGGATGGCAGCCCTAGTGAAATG AGAACTTTAGCAGTTGTGCAGAGTCCAGCAGAA AGTCGTGCTTTTGATGAATTCAACAAAATTACAACCTTACCACCCAAGGTCCCCACTGCCAGTTCTCGTACCACAGAGGATGAACCTTTTGGGACAAGGAAAGCTAGATCCTCCTTTGGAAGAGGCTTTTTCAAGCTCAAAAGCAACAAAAGAACAGCCAGTGCTCCAAATCTTG CTGAGACTGAGCGAGACGGAACCGATCACCTGGATCTTGCGGGGATGCCACAAAAGTCAGCTAACAGTGACAGCTCAAACACGTTGTCCACCTGCCTCGAGGGAAAGAAGAAGTCAAAAGGAATTAAAGCATTCTTAGGGAA GCTTACAAGAAGTCAGTCCACCACATTCAGCTTAGATGACAGCCTTTCAGAAAATGAGTTTAAACGAGGAGGAGTCCGAGCCACAGCTGGGCCCAGGCTGGGCTGGTCACGGGATCTGCACAACACCAACAG TGAGGTGGATGCTCCGTTTGCACGGTGGTCCAGGGAGCAGGTATGTGATTGGATGCAGGAGCAGGGACTGGGTTTGTATGCAAACCTAGCCAGACAGTGGATTTCTTCAGGACAGACTCTGCTACAGGCATCTACACATGATCTGGAAAAG GAGCTGGGGATCAAGCACCCTCTCCACAGAAAGAAACTTCAACTGGCCCTACAAGCACTGGGCTCTGAGGAGGATGATAACAAAGGGAAACTTGACTACCACTGGGTAACAA GGTGGCTTGATGACATCGGGCTTCCTCAGTACAAAACTCAGTTCGATGAAGCCAGAGTGGACGGCAGAATGCTTCACTACATGACTGTG GATGATCTGTTGTCTTTGAAAGTGGGCAGTGTGCTCCATCACCTCAGCATTAAAAGAGCGATTCAAGTGCTTCGCCTCAACAACTACGAGCCTAACTGCCTGCGACGCAGACCATCAGATGAG AACAACATCAGCCCGGCTGAGATTTCTCAGTGGACCAATCACCGTGTGATGGAGTGGCTGCGTTCTGTAGATCTGGCAGAATACGCACCAAATCTGAGGGGTAGCGGAGTCCATGGAGGACTGATG GTTCTCGAGCCCCGCTTTAACACTGAGACCATGGCTCTGCTCCTTAACATTCCTCCCAATAAAACCCTGCTCCGGAGGCACCTGGCTACTCATTTTAACCTGTTAGTGGGTTCTGAAGCTCAGCAGCTGAAGCAAGAGTGGATGGAGAATCCTGACTACATCTTACTTACTGCAACCGCAAAGGTCAAG ccacgaAAGTCATTTGGAAACTTTGGGACCCTGAGGAAGAAGAAGCAGGAGGATAGTGAAGAGTATGTGTGCCCCATGGATGTGGAGATGCCCAAAGGACGCAGCTTTCAGAAGGGCTACAGAGGCATGGATTTACACATCTACGAGGACGAGCTAGATCGGTTGGATCAG TTGGAGGACTCTGAAGGCACCGTGCGACAGATCGGTGCTTTTTCAGAGGGCATCAACAACTTAACG AGCATGCTGAAAGAGGACGAGTTTTTTAAGGAGATGTCTACGTCGTCCCCTAACCCCAGCACGACTGATGACGACTCAACCGTTTGA
- the ppfibp1b gene encoding liprin-beta-1b isoform X1 — MMSDASDMLAAALEQMDGIIAGSKSIDYSNGIFDCQSPTSPFIGGLRALHLIEDLRGVLELMDTEEREGLRCQIPDSTAHSLVEWLQGHLSNGHNGHISLTGDIYQDRLNRLESDKESLVLQVSVLTDQVEVQGEKIRDLDLCLEEHRDKLNTTEEMLQQELICRSALETQKLELMSEISNLRLKLNAFEKERKDFDNRFSDSEGLILEINELRYRISEMETERLQYEKKLKSTKSLMAKLSSLKIETSQLQYEKQRKDHKIEALKEELAALGRQLDGKDGELRRLQDETGSRSPTPAGLESTERVFSAEETFKQKLKEKHLEVQRMKKAVESLMAANEEKDRKIEELRQSLMHYKKVQDMVMLVQGIKAKDGESDESHSDSSLSMSTALSLSMDTEKSLLACVKEAQNQDEPTTFVSMLHVPLLSPSTQVKLETDVDLDQVPSQSDSGHQEQNQAQEPLIDTDLESVEVPKSGSQSKLDGSPSEMRTLAVVQSPAESRAFDEFNKITTLPPKVPTASSRTTEDEPFGTRKARSSFGRGFFKLKSNKRTASAPNLAETERDGTDHLDLAGMPQKSANSDSSNTLSTCLEGKKKSKGIKAFLGKLTRSQSTTFSLDDSLSENEFKRGGVRATAGPRLGWSRDLHNTNSEVDAPFARWSREQVCDWMQEQGLGLYANLARQWISSGQTLLQASTHDLEKELGIKHPLHRKKLQLALQALGSEEDDNKGKLDYHWVTRWLDDIGLPQYKTQFDEARVDGRMLHYMTVDDLLSLKVGSVLHHLSIKRAIQVLRLNNYEPNCLRRRPSDENNISPAEISQWTNHRVMEWLRSVDLAEYAPNLRGSGVHGGLMVLEPRFNTETMALLLNIPPNKTLLRRHLATHFNLLVGSEAQQLKQEWMENPDYILLTATAKVKPRKSFGNFGTLRKKKQEDSEEYVCPMDVEMPKGRSFQKGYRGMDLHIYEDELDRLDQLEDSEGTVRQIGAFSEGINNLTSMLKEDEFFKEMSTSSPNPSTTDDDSTV; from the exons ATGATGTCTGATGCCAGCGATATGTTGGCAGCTGCCTTGGAGCAAATGGATGGCATCATAGCAG GCTCAAAGTCAATCGACTACTCAAATGGAATCTTTGACTGCCAGTCTCCAACCTCACCGTTCATTGGAGGCCTGCGGGCACTGCACCTAATCGAGGATCTGCGGGGGGTTCTGGAGCTCATGGACACGGAGGAAAGAGAGGGACTGCGCTGCCAGATACCCGACTCTACTGCACACAGCCTGGTAGAGTGGCTGCAGGGCCACCTG TCAAATGGGCACAACGGGCACATTTCTCTGACTGGTGACATTTACCAGGACAGACTTAATCGTCTTGAAAGTGACAAGGAATCTCTTGTTCTACAG GTGAGCGTCTTGACAGACCAAGTCGAGGTTCAAGGAGAAAAGATAAGAGACCTAGACTTGTGCCTTGAGGAACACCGTGACAAATTAAATACCACTGAGGAAATGTTACAGCAG GAGCTGATCTGCAGGTCGGCTCTTGAGACACAAAAACTGGAGCTGATGTCTGAGATTTCTAATCTAAGGCTAAAGCTGAATGCCtttgaaaaagagagaaaagactTTGATAACAGATTCAGCGATAGTGAG GGTTTGATCTTGGAAATTAACGAGCTAAGGTACCGCATTTCTGAGATGGAAACTGAACGGCTGCAGTATGAGAAGAAATTAAAATCCACTAAG TCGCTTATGGCAAAGCTATCTAGCCTGAAAATCGAAACCAGCCAGTTGCAGTATGAAAAACAAAGGAAGGACCACAAAATCGAGGCACTCAAG GAAGAGCTGGCTGCATTAGGAAGGCAGCTGGATGGTAAAGATGGAGAACTAAGGAGGTTACAAGATGAAACAGGGTCTAGATCACCAACACCTGCAGGCTTGGAATCTACTGAGAGAG TTTTCAGTGCAGAAGAAACTTTTAAACAGAAGCTGAAAGAGAAAC ATTTGGAAGTGCAGAGaatgaagaaagcagtcgagtCACTAATGGCAGCCAATGAGGAAAAG GATCGCAAGATTGAGGAGCTTCGACAGTCACTAATGCACTACAAGAAGGTGCAGGACATGGTCATGTTGGTGCAGGGAATAAAAG CAAAAGACGGAGAAAGTGACGAGAGCCACAGTGACAGCTCCCTGTCCATGTCTACTGCATTGTCGCTTTCGATGGATACAGAGAAGTCTCTTCTTGCTTGTGTTAAGGAAGCACAGAATCAGGATGAG ccAACGACATTTGTCAGTATGCTGCATGTGCCCTTGCTCTCACCATCAACACAAGTCAAGCTAGAGACTGATGTAGATCTGGATCAAGTGCCTTCCCAGAG TGATTCAGGGCATCAGGAGCAAAACCAGGCACAGGAGCCTTTGATCGATACCGATCTGGA AAGTGTGGAGGTCCCCAAGTCTGGCAGCCAGAGTAAACTGGATGGCAGCCCTAGTGAAATG AGAACTTTAGCAGTTGTGCAGAGTCCAGCAGAA AGTCGTGCTTTTGATGAATTCAACAAAATTACAACCTTACCACCCAAGGTCCCCACTGCCAGTTCTCGTACCACAGAGGATGAACCTTTTGGGACAAGGAAAGCTAGATCCTCCTTTGGAAGAGGCTTTTTCAAGCTCAAAAGCAACAAAAGAACAGCCAGTGCTCCAAATCTTG CTGAGACTGAGCGAGACGGAACCGATCACCTGGATCTTGCGGGGATGCCACAAAAGTCAGCTAACAGTGACAGCTCAAACACGTTGTCCACCTGCCTCGAGGGAAAGAAGAAGTCAAAAGGAATTAAAGCATTCTTAGGGAA GCTTACAAGAAGTCAGTCCACCACATTCAGCTTAGATGACAGCCTTTCAGAAAATGAGTTTAAACGAGGAGGAGTCCGAGCCACAGCTGGGCCCAGGCTGGGCTGGTCACGGGATCTGCACAACACCAACAG TGAGGTGGATGCTCCGTTTGCACGGTGGTCCAGGGAGCAGGTATGTGATTGGATGCAGGAGCAGGGACTGGGTTTGTATGCAAACCTAGCCAGACAGTGGATTTCTTCAGGACAGACTCTGCTACAGGCATCTACACATGATCTGGAAAAG GAGCTGGGGATCAAGCACCCTCTCCACAGAAAGAAACTTCAACTGGCCCTACAAGCACTGGGCTCTGAGGAGGATGATAACAAAGGGAAACTTGACTACCACTGGGTAACAA GGTGGCTTGATGACATCGGGCTTCCTCAGTACAAAACTCAGTTCGATGAAGCCAGAGTGGACGGCAGAATGCTTCACTACATGACTGTG GATGATCTGTTGTCTTTGAAAGTGGGCAGTGTGCTCCATCACCTCAGCATTAAAAGAGCGATTCAAGTGCTTCGCCTCAACAACTACGAGCCTAACTGCCTGCGACGCAGACCATCAGATGAG AACAACATCAGCCCGGCTGAGATTTCTCAGTGGACCAATCACCGTGTGATGGAGTGGCTGCGTTCTGTAGATCTGGCAGAATACGCACCAAATCTGAGGGGTAGCGGAGTCCATGGAGGACTGATG GTTCTCGAGCCCCGCTTTAACACTGAGACCATGGCTCTGCTCCTTAACATTCCTCCCAATAAAACCCTGCTCCGGAGGCACCTGGCTACTCATTTTAACCTGTTAGTGGGTTCTGAAGCTCAGCAGCTGAAGCAAGAGTGGATGGAGAATCCTGACTACATCTTACTTACTGCAACCGCAAAGGTCAAG ccacgaAAGTCATTTGGAAACTTTGGGACCCTGAGGAAGAAGAAGCAGGAGGATAGTGAAGAGTATGTGTGCCCCATGGATGTGGAGATGCCCAAAGGACGCAGCTTTCAGAAGGGCTACAGAGGCATGGATTTACACATCTACGAGGACGAGCTAGATCGGTTGGATCAG TTGGAGGACTCTGAAGGCACCGTGCGACAGATCGGTGCTTTTTCAGAGGGCATCAACAACTTAACG AGCATGCTGAAAGAGGACGAGTTTTTTAAGGAGATGTCTACGTCGTCCCCTAACCCCAGCACGACTGATGACGACTCAACCGTTTGA